Proteins found in one Helicobacter colisuis genomic segment:
- a CDS encoding methyltransferase domain-containing protein has product MYKGHLEFLVCPKCKGQLEVENAKGNEEFIYEGKLLCRKCGVGYEIIQGIPRFVPQNNYADSFGFEWNKHKKTQYDSQSGVESSKKRFYEETRWVANKNGEYCVILEAGCGSGRFTPYALEIAQKDGVVISFDYSSAVEANALSNPPSKNLLLIQANIFELPIKEGIVDKCFCFGVLQHTPSAKNAIKSLVEVLKQGGEFVCDHYPFNKNTWFNTKYYFRPIAKRLPHKMLYNFGKKYIDFMWPVFKFNRRMFSPKRANRLNWRLLIPDYTSQGLSEEKLKEWAYLDFFDMLSPWYDRPIRMKTLHRYLQEAGLSEVETNSGYNGWEGRGKKGR; this is encoded by the coding sequence ATGTATAAGGGGCATTTGGAATTTTTGGTTTGTCCTAAATGTAAAGGGCAATTAGAGGTAGAAAATGCAAAGGGCAATGAAGAGTTTATTTATGAAGGAAAATTGTTATGTAGAAAGTGTGGGGTTGGGTATGAGATTATTCAAGGGATTCCGCGATTTGTCCCACAAAATAATTATGCAGATAGTTTTGGTTTTGAATGGAATAAACATAAAAAGACGCAATATGATAGTCAAAGTGGAGTGGAATCAAGCAAAAAGAGGTTTTATGAAGAGACTCGTTGGGTTGCTAATAAGAATGGAGAATATTGCGTGATTTTGGAGGCTGGTTGTGGTAGTGGTCGTTTTACTCCTTATGCATTAGAAATTGCACAGAAAGATGGAGTTGTGATTAGTTTTGATTATTCAAGTGCGGTGGAGGCAAATGCTTTAAGTAATCCTCCAAGTAAAAACCTTTTGCTTATTCAGGCTAATATCTTTGAATTACCCATTAAAGAGGGTATAGTTGATAAATGCTTTTGCTTTGGAGTGTTGCAGCATACTCCAAGTGCCAAAAATGCGATCAAATCCTTAGTTGAGGTTTTGAAGCAAGGCGGGGAATTTGTCTGCGATCATTATCCTTTTAATAAAAATACTTGGTTTAATACAAAATATTATTTTCGCCCAATTGCCAAGAGATTGCCTCATAAAATGCTATATAATTTTGGAAAAAAATATATCGATTTTATGTGGCCCGTTTTTAAATTTAATCGCAGAATGTTTTCACCAAAAAGAGCAAATCGTCTTAATTGGAGGTTGTTAATCCCAGATTATACTTCCCAAGGATTAAGCGAAGAAAAACTAAAAGAATGGGCATATTTGGATTTTTTTGATATGCTTTCACCTTGGTATGATAGACCCATAAGAATGAAAACATTGCATCGCTATTTGCAAGAAGCTGGGCTAAGTGAAGTGGAAACTAATTCTGGATATAATGGTTGGGAAGGTAGAGGAAAAAAGGGGAGATAA
- a CDS encoding glycosyltransferase, with protein sequence MKKVRENILILADLSSPLMKPRIMMLKDLPYNKYILHNANNIRLDEATLSDYTGFNVLQHPRIISLRMRYLYSFFYILFLLLRLKPKLIVVHWASRLYQNLLLALWGKRVIVHTMGGDINKEEDCYGKKKFFTGILLKNARIITGKTYVMKEISMSSFPFLNQDKIKILSWGVEDRFFEKLDSSQKKSEKMRLLGKNYQNVFFSIRTFKRIHFQKEIIKAFLENYKNDNDTCLIVSLLAQEKKYYDECDREINFNENSNIIFVEINHKDMHKYLQISNVIISLKLFDGISQSIMEALCAEVFVVASDIKNHAMILSHQKNAYLINDFSELREAFLYCLMHKFKKIESPMLNANSQKQYYLQILKENFDV encoded by the coding sequence ATGAAAAAAGTAAGGGAGAATATTTTAATTTTAGCAGATTTAAGCAGTCCATTAATGAAGCCAAGAATTATGATGCTAAAGGATTTGCCATACAATAAATATATTTTACATAATGCCAATAACATAAGACTTGATGAGGCTACTTTATCTGATTATACTGGATTTAATGTTCTCCAACACCCTAGAATAATATCGCTTAGAATGCGTTATTTATATAGTTTTTTTTATATATTGTTTTTGCTTTTGAGATTAAAGCCTAAACTTATTGTTGTTCATTGGGCAAGTCGATTATATCAGAATTTGCTTTTAGCATTATGGGGAAAACGCGTGATAGTGCATACAATGGGAGGAGATATTAATAAAGAAGAAGATTGCTATGGGAAAAAGAAATTTTTTACTGGAATTTTATTGAAAAATGCAAGGATTATTACAGGAAAAACATATGTTATGAAAGAAATTTCTATGAGCAGTTTTCCTTTTTTAAATCAAGATAAAATAAAAATTTTAAGTTGGGGTGTTGAGGATAGATTCTTTGAGAAGTTAGACTCAAGTCAAAAAAAGAGTGAAAAAATGCGATTGTTAGGCAAGAATTATCAAAATGTATTTTTTTCAATTCGAACTTTCAAGAGAATTCACTTTCAAAAAGAAATTATCAAAGCATTTTTAGAAAATTACAAAAATGATAATGATACTTGTTTAATTGTAAGTTTATTGGCTCAAGAAAAAAAATATTATGACGAATGTGATAGAGAAATTAACTTCAACGAGAATAGTAATATTATTTTTGTTGAGATTAATCATAAAGATATGCACAAATATTTACAAATAAGTAATGTCATCATATCTTTGAAGTTATTTGATGGCATTTCGCAGTCCATTATGGAAGCATTATGTGCTGAAGTGTTTGTTGTAGCAAGTGATATTAAAAATCACGCTATGATTTTGTCTCATCAAAAAAATGCTTATTTAATTAATGATTTTAGTGAATTAAGAGAGGCTTTTTTATATTGTTTGATGCATAAATTTAAAAAGATAGAATCGCCAATGTTAAATGCCAATTCGCAAAAGCAGTATTATTTGCAAATTTTAAAGGAGAATTTTGATGTATAA
- the asnB gene encoding asparagine synthase (glutamine-hydrolyzing) — translation MCAIVGIYGESNITSLESILSLMQKRGPDGSYLFFEENFVTGMNRLSINDLHFGEQPFMNIDSSIVVLFNGEIYNYRELKKELEQKGYSFKGHCDGEILPFLYEEYGVESFSFLDGMFGIMVYDKRRGKIILARDGVGEKPLYYAKCGRKFAFSTLIKPLKEYFGSFSLNPQALWDFFTFGFIPEPQSVYNEVKALKKGHYLVFDCQSLEYNEFEFWQKTLQRFSPICQDQNVDLVGITKEIVTKSIQERLMSDVPIGAFLSGGLDSSIVATLAQQSLGNLTTFNIAFLDNYDPYCGFADESSFAMLVAKNINSQHFTLKVDAKNYQNFLKSFIQDIDQPFGAISGIGVKMIARKARELGIKVLLSGDGADEYFGGYTWYPKLAFNDPKFITKEKPKGWHYYAFEGEKKEFLNLDFFGDLDSRGYFPRGDSSPIAFIDFDREFYLPNEMMTKLDRMCMSESIEGRAIFVSPSIASFTQQLDYETLLRNGEKWLLKEAFKSILPQEILQREKHGFNVPIDYWIKNDWFNLLREILSKDSALFHYGIIREDSCEKFIKILYSNERRVGNVGFYLIALGMWLEI, via the coding sequence ATGTGCGCGATAGTTGGAATTTATGGAGAAAGCAATATTACTTCACTAGAATCAATATTGAGTTTAATGCAAAAAAGAGGTCCTGATGGTAGCTACCTATTTTTTGAAGAAAATTTTGTCACAGGAATGAATCGGCTAAGCATAAATGATTTGCATTTTGGAGAACAACCTTTTATGAATATCGATTCTTCAATTGTGGTGCTTTTTAATGGTGAAATTTATAATTATAGAGAATTAAAAAAGGAGCTAGAGCAAAAAGGATATAGTTTTAAAGGGCATTGTGATGGGGAGATTCTGCCTTTTTTATATGAAGAATATGGAGTAGAATCTTTTAGCTTTCTTGATGGAATGTTTGGGATAATGGTGTATGATAAAAGGCGTGGTAAGATTATTTTGGCACGCGATGGTGTTGGGGAAAAGCCACTTTATTATGCAAAGTGTGGTAGAAAGTTTGCATTTTCCACGCTTATAAAACCTTTGAAAGAATATTTTGGAAGTTTCTCGCTGAATCCTCAAGCTCTATGGGATTTTTTTACTTTTGGGTTTATTCCAGAGCCACAGAGCGTTTATAATGAAGTAAAAGCATTAAAAAAAGGACATTATTTAGTCTTTGATTGTCAAAGTCTGGAATATAATGAGTTTGAATTTTGGCAAAAAACCTTGCAGCGATTTTCACCTATTTGCCAAGATCAAAATGTGGATTTAGTGGGTATAACAAAAGAGATTGTAACTAAGAGTATTCAAGAGAGGTTAATGAGTGATGTCCCTATTGGAGCATTTTTGAGTGGTGGGCTTGATAGTAGTATTGTAGCAACTTTAGCGCAGCAATCATTGGGTAATTTAACAACTTTTAATATTGCTTTTTTGGATAATTATGATCCTTATTGTGGGTTTGCTGATGAAAGTAGCTTTGCTATGCTTGTTGCCAAAAATATTAACTCTCAACACTTTACACTCAAAGTAGATGCAAAAAATTATCAAAACTTCCTAAAATCATTTATTCAAGATATTGATCAGCCCTTTGGTGCAATTTCTGGTATTGGCGTTAAGATGATTGCAAGAAAAGCAAGGGAGCTAGGAATTAAAGTCTTATTGAGTGGTGATGGAGCAGATGAGTATTTTGGTGGCTATACTTGGTATCCAAAACTAGCTTTCAATGATCCAAAATTTATCACAAAAGAAAAACCAAAAGGTTGGCATTATTATGCTTTTGAAGGCGAGAAAAAAGAATTTTTAAATTTGGATTTTTTTGGAGATTTAGATTCTAGGGGTTATTTTCCTAGGGGTGATTCTAGCCCCATTGCTTTTATTGACTTTGATAGAGAATTTTATTTGCCTAATGAAATGATGACAAAACTTGATAGAATGTGTATGAGTGAAAGTATAGAGGGTAGGGCAATTTTTGTTTCTCCTAGTATTGCTAGTTTTACTCAACAGCTTGACTATGAAACACTTTTGAGAAATGGGGAGAAATGGCTGCTTAAAGAAGCTTTTAAAAGCATTTTACCACAAGAAATTTTGCAAAGAGAGAAACACGGCTTTAATGTGCCTATTGATTATTGGATAAAGAATGATTGGTTTAATCTTTTAAGAGAGATTTTAAGTAAGGATAGCGCACTTTTTCATTATGGAATCATTAGGGAAGATTCTTGTGAGAAGTTTATAAAAATACTCTACAGCAATGAGAGAAGGGTGGGAAATGTCGGTTTTTATTTGATTGCGCTTGGAATGTGGTTGGAGATTTAA